In Siniperca chuatsi isolate FFG_IHB_CAS linkage group LG20, ASM2008510v1, whole genome shotgun sequence, the following proteins share a genomic window:
- the si:ch211-221j21.3 gene encoding uncharacterized protein si:ch211-221j21.3 produces MQCANLLKKRRLDTEVEPWRPKRLCLEAELRSAECPMETSHSLTVSNQQQEQQVGAVRPRPPLSCPRCLGGEPGHISHIMGH; encoded by the exons ATGCAGTGTGCTAACCTTCTGAAGAAGAGACGTTTGGACACGGAAGTGGAGCCGTGGAGACCG aAGCGACTGTGTTTGGAGGCGGAGCTCCGGTCGGCTGAGTGTCCAATGGAGACGTCCCACAGTTTAACCGTGTCCAATCAGCAGCAAGAACAGCAG GTTGGTGCGGTCCGGCCCAGACCTCCGCTGTCCTGTCCCAGGTGTCTCGGAGGAGAaccg GGTCACATCAGCCACATCATGGGCCACTGA
- the rpp30 gene encoding ribonuclease P protein subunit p30 isoform X2 encodes MSVFMDLNLSYTAEKGRLQSLIDTAAHLGFSTVAINYMFEPKAKKKQEIPAPTPINELIDQLPVVQGRSRPIRVLNRLTVVMSDSSHFRLNTPEFQRFDLLAVQPTTEKLFHTACMVYDVDIICVSVTEKLPFFFKRAPVSGAIDRGLVFEVSYSAAIRDATMRRYTIANAVSLMESCKGKNVILSSAAEQPLELRGPYDITNLGLLFGLSDGDAKEAVSSSCRSAVLHAETRKTASGIISTVKRGSEPSCQQEAPPAPDLCDAPAAKRARPHLTQ; translated from the exons atgtctgtgtttatgGATTTAAACCTGAGCTACACGGCAGAGAAGGGCCGACTGCAGAGTCTGATAGACACCGCAGCTCACC TCGGTTTCTCCACCGTCGCCATCAACTACATGTTTGAACCAAAGGCCAAAAAGAAACAG GAGATTCCCGCCCCGACGCCGATCAATGAGCTGATCGATCAGCTTCCTGTCGTACAG GGTCGGTCCCGTCCAATCAGAGTGCTGAACAGACTGACCGTCGTGATGTCAGACTCCAGCCACTTC aggctCAACACTCCAGAGTTTCAGCGTTTCGACCTCCTGGCCGTCCAGCCGACAACAGAGAAACTCTTCCAT acagccTGTATGGTGTATGATGTTGACATCATCTGCGTCTCAGTGACGGAGAAGCTTCCCTTCTTCTTCAAGAGAGCGCCGGTCAGCGGG GCTATAGACAGAGGTCTGGTGTTTGAGGTCTCGTACTCTGCAGCCATCAGAGACGCCACCATGAGACGCTACACCATCGCTAACGCCGTGTCTCTGATGGAGAGCTGTAAAGGGAAG AACGTGATCCTGTCCAGCGCAGCCGAGCAG CCTCTGGAGCTCAGAGGTCCGTATGACATCACCAACCT AGGTTTGTTGTTCGGTTTGTCAGACGGAGACGCAAAAGAAGCCGTTTCCTCCAGCTGTCGCTCAGCTGTTCTACACGCAG AAACCAGGAAGACGGCCAGTGGGATCATTTCCACCGTGAAGCGCGGCAGCGAGCCGTCCTGCCAGCAGGAGGCGCCACCTGCTCCGGACCTCT GTGACGCTCCGGCAGCCAAGAGAGCCAGACCTCACCTGACCCAGTGA
- the rpp30 gene encoding ribonuclease P protein subunit p30 isoform X5 yields MSVFMDLNLSYTAEKGRLQSLIDTAAHLGFSTVAINYMFEPKAKKKQEIPAPTPINELIDQLPVVQGRSRPIRVLNRLTVVMSDSSHFAIDRGLVFEVSYSAAIRDATMRRYTIANAVSLMESCKGKNVILSSAAEQPLELRGPYDITNLGLLFGLSDGDAKEAVSSSCRSAVLHAETRKTASGIISTVKRGSEPSCQQEAPPAPDLSGDAPAAKRARPHLTQ; encoded by the exons atgtctgtgtttatgGATTTAAACCTGAGCTACACGGCAGAGAAGGGCCGACTGCAGAGTCTGATAGACACCGCAGCTCACC TCGGTTTCTCCACCGTCGCCATCAACTACATGTTTGAACCAAAGGCCAAAAAGAAACAG GAGATTCCCGCCCCGACGCCGATCAATGAGCTGATCGATCAGCTTCCTGTCGTACAG GGTCGGTCCCGTCCAATCAGAGTGCTGAACAGACTGACCGTCGTGATGTCAGACTCCAGCCACTTC GCTATAGACAGAGGTCTGGTGTTTGAGGTCTCGTACTCTGCAGCCATCAGAGACGCCACCATGAGACGCTACACCATCGCTAACGCCGTGTCTCTGATGGAGAGCTGTAAAGGGAAG AACGTGATCCTGTCCAGCGCAGCCGAGCAG CCTCTGGAGCTCAGAGGTCCGTATGACATCACCAACCT AGGTTTGTTGTTCGGTTTGTCAGACGGAGACGCAAAAGAAGCCGTTTCCTCCAGCTGTCGCTCAGCTGTTCTACACGCAG AAACCAGGAAGACGGCCAGTGGGATCATTTCCACCGTGAAGCGCGGCAGCGAGCCGTCCTGCCAGCAGGAGGCGCCACCTGCTCCGGACCTCT CAGGTGACGCTCCGGCAGCCAAGAGAGCCAGACCTCACCTGACCCAGTGA
- the rpp30 gene encoding ribonuclease P protein subunit p30 isoform X1 codes for MSVFMDLNLSYTAEKGRLQSLIDTAAHLGFSTVAINYMFEPKAKKKQEIPAPTPINELIDQLPVVQGRSRPIRVLNRLTVVMSDSSHFRLNTPEFQRFDLLAVQPTTEKLFHTACMVYDVDIICVSVTEKLPFFFKRAPVSGAIDRGLVFEVSYSAAIRDATMRRYTIANAVSLMESCKGKNVILSSAAEQPLELRGPYDITNLGLLFGLSDGDAKEAVSSSCRSAVLHAETRKTASGIISTVKRGSEPSCQQEAPPAPDLSGDAPAAKRARPHLTQ; via the exons atgtctgtgtttatgGATTTAAACCTGAGCTACACGGCAGAGAAGGGCCGACTGCAGAGTCTGATAGACACCGCAGCTCACC TCGGTTTCTCCACCGTCGCCATCAACTACATGTTTGAACCAAAGGCCAAAAAGAAACAG GAGATTCCCGCCCCGACGCCGATCAATGAGCTGATCGATCAGCTTCCTGTCGTACAG GGTCGGTCCCGTCCAATCAGAGTGCTGAACAGACTGACCGTCGTGATGTCAGACTCCAGCCACTTC aggctCAACACTCCAGAGTTTCAGCGTTTCGACCTCCTGGCCGTCCAGCCGACAACAGAGAAACTCTTCCAT acagccTGTATGGTGTATGATGTTGACATCATCTGCGTCTCAGTGACGGAGAAGCTTCCCTTCTTCTTCAAGAGAGCGCCGGTCAGCGGG GCTATAGACAGAGGTCTGGTGTTTGAGGTCTCGTACTCTGCAGCCATCAGAGACGCCACCATGAGACGCTACACCATCGCTAACGCCGTGTCTCTGATGGAGAGCTGTAAAGGGAAG AACGTGATCCTGTCCAGCGCAGCCGAGCAG CCTCTGGAGCTCAGAGGTCCGTATGACATCACCAACCT AGGTTTGTTGTTCGGTTTGTCAGACGGAGACGCAAAAGAAGCCGTTTCCTCCAGCTGTCGCTCAGCTGTTCTACACGCAG AAACCAGGAAGACGGCCAGTGGGATCATTTCCACCGTGAAGCGCGGCAGCGAGCCGTCCTGCCAGCAGGAGGCGCCACCTGCTCCGGACCTCT CAGGTGACGCTCCGGCAGCCAAGAGAGCCAGACCTCACCTGACCCAGTGA
- the rpp30 gene encoding ribonuclease P protein subunit p30 isoform X4 has protein sequence MSVFMDLNLSYTAEKGRLQSLIDTAAHLGFSTVAINYMFEPKAKKKQEIPAPTPINELIDQLPVVQGRSRPIRVLNRLTVVMSDSSHFRLNTPEFQRFDLLAVQPTTEKLFHTACMVYDVDIICVSVTEKLPFFFKRAPVSGAIDRGLVFEVSYSAAIRDATMRRYTIANAVSLMESCKGKNVILSSAAEQPLELRGPYDITNLGLLFGLSDGDAKEAVSSSCRSAVLHAAGDAPAAKRARPHLTQ, from the exons atgtctgtgtttatgGATTTAAACCTGAGCTACACGGCAGAGAAGGGCCGACTGCAGAGTCTGATAGACACCGCAGCTCACC TCGGTTTCTCCACCGTCGCCATCAACTACATGTTTGAACCAAAGGCCAAAAAGAAACAG GAGATTCCCGCCCCGACGCCGATCAATGAGCTGATCGATCAGCTTCCTGTCGTACAG GGTCGGTCCCGTCCAATCAGAGTGCTGAACAGACTGACCGTCGTGATGTCAGACTCCAGCCACTTC aggctCAACACTCCAGAGTTTCAGCGTTTCGACCTCCTGGCCGTCCAGCCGACAACAGAGAAACTCTTCCAT acagccTGTATGGTGTATGATGTTGACATCATCTGCGTCTCAGTGACGGAGAAGCTTCCCTTCTTCTTCAAGAGAGCGCCGGTCAGCGGG GCTATAGACAGAGGTCTGGTGTTTGAGGTCTCGTACTCTGCAGCCATCAGAGACGCCACCATGAGACGCTACACCATCGCTAACGCCGTGTCTCTGATGGAGAGCTGTAAAGGGAAG AACGTGATCCTGTCCAGCGCAGCCGAGCAG CCTCTGGAGCTCAGAGGTCCGTATGACATCACCAACCT AGGTTTGTTGTTCGGTTTGTCAGACGGAGACGCAAAAGAAGCCGTTTCCTCCAGCTGTCGCTCAGCTGTTCTACACGCAG CAGGTGACGCTCCGGCAGCCAAGAGAGCCAGACCTCACCTGACCCAGTGA
- the rpp30 gene encoding ribonuclease P protein subunit p30 isoform X3 yields MSVFMDLNLSYTAEKGRLQSLIDTAAHLGFSTVAINYMFEPKAKKKQEIPAPTPINELIDQLPVVQGRSRPIRVLNRLTVVMSDSSHFRLNTPEFQRFDLLAVQPTTEKLFHTACMVYDVDIICVSVTEKLPFFFKRAPVSGAIDRGLVFEVSYSAAIRDATMRRYTIANAVSLMESCKGKNVILSSAAEQPLELRGPYDITNLGLLFGLSDGDAKEAVSSSCRSAVLHAETRKTASGIISTVKRGSEPSCQQEAPPAPDLCGR; encoded by the exons atgtctgtgtttatgGATTTAAACCTGAGCTACACGGCAGAGAAGGGCCGACTGCAGAGTCTGATAGACACCGCAGCTCACC TCGGTTTCTCCACCGTCGCCATCAACTACATGTTTGAACCAAAGGCCAAAAAGAAACAG GAGATTCCCGCCCCGACGCCGATCAATGAGCTGATCGATCAGCTTCCTGTCGTACAG GGTCGGTCCCGTCCAATCAGAGTGCTGAACAGACTGACCGTCGTGATGTCAGACTCCAGCCACTTC aggctCAACACTCCAGAGTTTCAGCGTTTCGACCTCCTGGCCGTCCAGCCGACAACAGAGAAACTCTTCCAT acagccTGTATGGTGTATGATGTTGACATCATCTGCGTCTCAGTGACGGAGAAGCTTCCCTTCTTCTTCAAGAGAGCGCCGGTCAGCGGG GCTATAGACAGAGGTCTGGTGTTTGAGGTCTCGTACTCTGCAGCCATCAGAGACGCCACCATGAGACGCTACACCATCGCTAACGCCGTGTCTCTGATGGAGAGCTGTAAAGGGAAG AACGTGATCCTGTCCAGCGCAGCCGAGCAG CCTCTGGAGCTCAGAGGTCCGTATGACATCACCAACCT AGGTTTGTTGTTCGGTTTGTCAGACGGAGACGCAAAAGAAGCCGTTTCCTCCAGCTGTCGCTCAGCTGTTCTACACGCAG AAACCAGGAAGACGGCCAGTGGGATCATTTCCACCGTGAAGCGCGGCAGCGAGCCGTCCTGCCAGCAGGAGGCGCCACCTGCTCCGGACCTCTGTGG CAGGTGA